The following coding sequences are from one Diachasmimorpha longicaudata isolate KC_UGA_2023 chromosome 6, iyDiaLong2, whole genome shotgun sequence window:
- the LOC135163468 gene encoding uncharacterized protein LOC135163468: MSALTLFTDGIYYICPLKDVFIRGRECTVKYSDNKKYSAHALVIFNDENLLTKLKLNAEGATNNENNAWIYGASSELSYLQVNRAMSKNEGGSSLYVEKILLPAITKGRNFGPFSWNAVDFEETVLENLPRFLHLKVENNVAEYLPTVINEETENTIKVLSVPLSHCDHLVRDGRIRWTDEQRTLVLAAFSKSLEVGKIPSGAEMQALIYCNACLKGRTVPQIRCWLHTQSKKMRKEEPSKCHSGRKREIPETGVYEVEDNDGTCVHDPSTIKVQENYSDISQSPSGALTRMIPKSTSPLRVLRPANINLMIHT, from the exons ATGTCAGCATTAACTTTATTCACTGATGGAATTTACTACATCTGTCCTTTGAAAGACGTTTTTATTCGTGGGCGGGAGTGTACAGTGAAATAttctgataataaaaaatacagtgCACATGCCTTAGTCATTTTCA ATGATGAAAATCTTttgacaaaattaaaattaaatgcgGAAGGTGCCActaacaatgaaaataacgCATGGATATATGGGGCTTCATCAGAATTGTCGTATCTTCAAGTTAATAGGGCAATGTCTAAAAATGAAG GAGGATCTTCTCTTTATgtggaaaaaattcttcttccTGCAATTACGAAAGGAAGAAACTTTGGTCCTTTCTCATGGAATGCTGTAGACTTTGAAGAGACAGTTCTCG AAAATCTTCCACGTTTTCTGCACCTCAAAGTGGAGAATAACGTTGCAGAGTATCTACCTACAGTAATTAATGAAGAGACTGAAAATACAATCAAAGTACTATCAGTACCCCTGTCCCATTGTGATCACTTAGTGAGGGATGGGAGAATTCGATGGACTGACGAACAACGTACTCTGGTTTTAGCAGCTTTCAGTAAGTCGTTGGAAGTTGGTAAAATTCCGTCAGGAGCCGAAATGCAAGCTCTGATCTACTGCAATGCGTGTCTGAAAGGGCGTACGGTGCCTCAGATAAGGTGCTGGTTACACACGCAAAGCAAGAAGATGAGGAAAGAGGAGCCCAGTAAATGTCATAGCGGACGTAAGAGAGAGATTCCAGAGACAGGAGTATATGAAGTTGAGGATAACGATGGCACATGTGTACATGATCCAAGTACGATCAAGGTacaagaaaattattctgacaTCTCACAATCACCATCTGGGGCTCTGACAAGAATGATTCCCAAATCAACAAGTCCACTGAGAGTATTAAGGCCTGCAAATATAAATCTCATGATACACACATAA
- the LOC135163467 gene encoding uncharacterized protein LOC135163467 produces MISARLRLLGRFLIQMKIQNEYIKEFSHIFNPHNYDCAIIAVRQVARYVPEEHIFKTPAVASNLGTLMKHVGEIFRSECIKNESPDDQRRVEDFLTLLGEDFGTSINRVVAETQTQNNRRKEIILPSTEDIKKLYEFIKAERSQYFMDLSKEFSHETWKKLGKTTLLSLQIFNRRRPGEIERIYIQDFRSYRGLDHIADKETFNSLTEEGKKIAKKYVRFEIREKLGRGVPVLVEKDVLQCSNLLIKYRDVVGVPKKNMYLFGLPSNDNDCFRYHWACQLIRSYAVKCGAQIPHVLRGTQLRKHIATRCINLNLSENQVTDLANFMGHHEKIHREIYHQPVLKTDIIKISKILNTAQGFDESDVSADENDVSGTSSRMMSSRADRYGDSSTSRVSDGNRSYNSSVGQFAINNAIPKRWSIAQRNTVLSAFDKYLAESKMPTGAAMQTLIDSNACLKERTVPQMRSWLHAEKKKISQV; encoded by the coding sequence ATGATAAGTGCTCGACTGCGTCTCCTCGGTCGATTTCTCatccaaatgaaaattcaaaacgaATATATTAAGGAATTTTCACATATTTTCAATCCTCATAACTACGACTGCGCCATTATCGCTGTCCGACAAGTCGCCCGGTATGTACCAGAGGAACACATTTTTAAGACCCCTGCTGTTGCTTCTAATCTGGGGACGTTAATGAAGCACGttggagaaatattcaggTCAGAGTGCATCAAGAACGAATCCCCGGATGACCAGCGCAGAGTAGAAGATTTTTTGACATTACTGGGAGAAGACTTTGGCACTAGTATTAACAGAGTGGTTGCTGAAACACAGACCCAAAACAATCGcagaaaagaaataattttgccCAGCACAgaagacataaaaaaattgtacgagTTCATTAAAGCTGAGCGATCTCAATATTTTATGGACTTGAGTAAGGAATTCTCCCACGAAACTTGGAAAAAACTTGGGAAAACAACGTTATTGTCACTGCAAATTTTCAATCGCCGAAGACCAGGGGAGATTGAACGTATATATATTCAGGATTTTCGTAGTTATCGAGGCCTCGATCACATAGCTGACAAAGAAACCTTTAATTCTTTAactgaagaaggaaaaaaaattgctaagaAATACGTCCGATTCGAAATTCGTGAAAAACTTGGCCGTGGTGTTCCTGTGCTGGTTGAAAAGGATGTTCTACAGTGTAGTAATCTTCTCATCAAGTACAGGGACGTGGTAGGTGTACCCAAAAAGAACATGTACCTTTTTGGTCTGCCCTCCAATGACAATGATTGTTTTCGGTACCATTGGGCTTGTCAATTGATAAGATCATATGCTGTGAAGTGTGGGGCTCAAATTCCCCATGTTTTGCGAGGAACGCAACTCAGAAAACACATTGCCACTCGTTGCATCAATTTAAACCTGTCCGAGAATCAAGTCACTGACCTGGCAAATTTCATGGGACATCACGAGAAAATTCATAGGGAAATCTATCACCAACCTGTATTGAAAACGGACATTATCAAGatttcgaaaatattgaataccGCCCAAGGTTTTGATGAATCAGATGTATCAGCTGATGAAAATGACGTAAGTGGGACAAGTTCGCGAATGATGTCCTCGAGAGCAGATCGTTATGGAGACTCTAGTACATCACGAGTTTCTGATGGCAATCGATCCTATAATTCTTCCGTCGGACAGTTTGCTATAAATAACGCTATACCGAAGCGATGGAGTATTGCACAACGGAATACGGTTCTATCAGCTTTCGACAAGTACTTGGCGGAAAGTAAGATGCCCACAGGAGCAGCAATGCAAACTCTTATTGACTCGAATGCGTGCTTGAAGGAAAGAACAGTGCCTCAAATGAGGTCATGGCTCCATGCagagaagaagaaaatatcccaagtttaa